Proteins encoded by one window of Sphingomonas ginkgonis:
- a CDS encoding DMT family transporter, translating into MNRVAQLPLPAFFAALGAVGLLSAMDAAVKTLVLALGIFSTMLWRSLASLLLSSLLYLPRRRAWPTRTVLRIHLLRGLTMAVMAFLFFWGLGRVPMAQAISLTFIAPLIALVLAAATLGETIGPRTVAGALLALAGVGVIMLGELRADLGREALLGSGAIILSALCYAVNIVLMRTQAMAARPLEISFFQNLVVAGCMVAALPLAGGVVPPHGQWPAIAIASVLSIAGALLFAWAYARAEAGYLAVTEYSGFVWASLFGWLVFGERVAAATLAGAVLIVAGCWVAARREKRVPELAA; encoded by the coding sequence ATGAACCGCGTCGCCCAGCTCCCGCTGCCTGCCTTTTTCGCTGCGCTCGGCGCGGTCGGGCTGCTGTCGGCGATGGACGCGGCGGTGAAGACGCTGGTGCTCGCGCTGGGGATCTTCTCGACCATGTTGTGGCGCTCGCTGGCGTCGCTGCTCCTTTCCTCGCTGCTCTACCTGCCCCGCCGCCGGGCATGGCCGACCCGCACGGTGCTGCGAATCCACCTGCTGCGCGGGCTGACCATGGCGGTGATGGCGTTCCTGTTCTTCTGGGGACTGGGGAGGGTGCCGATGGCGCAAGCCATCTCGCTGACTTTCATCGCCCCGCTGATCGCGCTGGTGCTGGCCGCGGCGACGCTCGGCGAGACGATCGGTCCGCGGACGGTCGCCGGCGCGCTGCTCGCGCTGGCGGGGGTCGGCGTCATCATGCTCGGCGAGCTGCGCGCCGACCTTGGCCGCGAGGCGCTGCTCGGAAGCGGGGCGATCATCCTTTCGGCGCTGTGCTACGCGGTGAACATCGTGCTGATGCGGACCCAGGCGATGGCCGCCCGGCCGCTCGAGATCAGCTTCTTCCAGAACCTGGTGGTCGCCGGCTGCATGGTTGCCGCGCTGCCGCTGGCGGGTGGTGTCGTCCCGCCCCACGGGCAGTGGCCGGCGATCGCGATCGCTTCGGTCCTGTCGATCGCCGGCGCGCTGCTGTTCGCCTGGGCCTATGCGCGGGCGGAGGCGGGCTACTTGGCGGTCACCGAATATAGCGGCTTCGTCTGGGCCTCCCTGTTCGGCTGGCTGGTGTTCGGCGAGCGGGTCGCGGCGGCGACGCTGGCCGGGGCGGTGCTGATCGTCGCGGGCTGCTGGGTCGCGGCGCGGCGCGAGAAACGGGTCCCCGAGCTCGCCGCCTAG
- a CDS encoding toll/interleukin-1 receptor domain-containing protein, with translation MTEHQRLLPRDRPRSRARTPKQRYAAFISYAHEDEACAAWLHEALECFRVPPQLVGRLTKMGAIPQRLTPVFRDRHELAASDDLGEEIEDAIAGSRFLIVLCSPAAAASVWTNKEIDSFKRRHGEERVLALINDGEPGASAMHGREGEECFPPALRVRYDKRGRPTTQPAEPIAADLRAQGDGRRLALLKIIAGMLGVGLDDLAQRDAHRRHRRMFALTAASLAGMLVTSGLAVTAIRARDAAREERRQAEGLVGFMLGDLRRKLEPLGRLDVLDSVGTRALAFYARQDKRSLSDDSLAQRSRALTLLGELAQTRGDMAGALTRYAEAKATTAELLRRRPDDPQRLFDHAQNVYWTGYLDEQRGDLDQAIAAMRDYRRLAAQMVQRAPGKPEYQLEVVYADTNLGTMLMRGRHYREAADTYQNALNQSEQLAAAQPGSQDAQEQVSGALGWLAEAREFGGEFDEARLLRERETRLAQQLWARSKGDMSFRRDELAARAAHARILAALGDSPAALKEYETVNQLGAQLLKTDPSNSEWQQAIVTAATGEGTAALVAGDLARAADATRRACSGTDGLVARDRSVAAWRTTFRAECLRLRGALAERKGDHAAAADSARAAILAWRSASSGAPRAMGIAQAEARLGQALTGQGRLAEAGSALARAMASWPRGVEERPDELATKALLLRASGQEPAARQLAARLAAMGYRRADFLARWQQGSRQ, from the coding sequence ATGACGGAACATCAGCGACTGCTGCCCAGGGATCGTCCGCGAAGCCGCGCGCGAACCCCGAAGCAGCGCTATGCCGCCTTCATCAGCTATGCGCACGAGGACGAGGCCTGTGCCGCTTGGCTCCACGAGGCGCTCGAATGCTTCCGCGTCCCGCCGCAGCTGGTCGGCCGGCTGACCAAGATGGGCGCCATCCCGCAGCGGCTCACCCCCGTCTTCCGCGACCGCCACGAGCTCGCTGCCAGCGACGATCTCGGTGAGGAGATCGAGGACGCGATCGCCGGCTCGCGCTTCCTGATCGTTCTCTGCTCCCCTGCCGCCGCCGCCTCGGTCTGGACCAACAAGGAGATCGACAGCTTCAAGCGCCGTCACGGCGAGGAGCGGGTGCTGGCGCTGATCAACGACGGCGAGCCGGGCGCCTCGGCGATGCATGGCCGCGAGGGCGAGGAATGTTTCCCGCCTGCGCTGCGGGTTCGCTACGACAAGCGCGGCCGTCCCACCACGCAGCCGGCCGAGCCGATCGCCGCCGATCTCCGCGCGCAGGGCGACGGGCGCCGGCTGGCGCTGCTCAAGATCATCGCCGGCATGCTTGGGGTCGGGCTCGACGACCTCGCCCAGCGCGACGCGCACCGGCGGCATCGCCGCATGTTCGCGCTCACCGCGGCCTCGCTCGCCGGGATGCTGGTCACCAGCGGTCTGGCGGTCACCGCGATCCGCGCCCGCGATGCCGCGCGCGAGGAACGGCGCCAGGCCGAGGGGCTGGTCGGCTTCATGCTCGGCGACCTCCGCCGCAAGCTCGAGCCGCTCGGCCGCCTCGACGTGCTCGACAGCGTCGGAACGCGCGCGCTGGCCTTCTACGCCCGGCAGGACAAGCGGAGCCTGTCGGACGATTCGCTGGCGCAGCGCTCGCGCGCGCTCACCTTGCTCGGCGAACTGGCCCAGACCCGCGGCGACATGGCGGGAGCGCTGACCCGCTATGCCGAGGCCAAGGCGACCACCGCCGAGCTGCTGCGCCGTCGCCCGGACGATCCGCAGCGGCTCTTCGACCACGCGCAGAACGTTTACTGGACCGGCTATCTCGACGAACAGCGCGGCGATCTCGATCAGGCGATCGCGGCAATGCGCGACTATCGGCGGCTCGCCGCTCAGATGGTCCAGCGGGCGCCGGGCAAGCCGGAATACCAGCTCGAGGTCGTCTACGCCGACACCAACCTGGGGACCATGCTGATGCGGGGGCGGCACTATCGCGAGGCCGCCGACACCTACCAGAACGCGCTCAACCAGAGCGAGCAGCTGGCCGCGGCGCAGCCCGGCTCGCAGGATGCGCAGGAGCAGGTCTCCGGAGCACTCGGCTGGCTCGCCGAGGCGCGCGAGTTCGGCGGGGAGTTCGACGAGGCGCGGCTCCTGCGCGAGCGCGAGACCCGGCTCGCCCAGCAGCTATGGGCGAGGAGCAAGGGCGACATGTCCTTCCGCCGCGACGAGCTCGCCGCCCGGGCCGCGCACGCGCGGATCCTGGCCGCGCTCGGCGACAGCCCCGCGGCGCTGAAGGAATATGAAACCGTCAACCAGCTCGGTGCGCAGCTGCTGAAGACCGATCCGAGCAATAGCGAGTGGCAGCAGGCGATCGTCACCGCCGCGACCGGCGAGGGCACGGCGGCGCTGGTGGCGGGCGACCTCGCGCGCGCGGCGGACGCGACCCGCCGGGCCTGTTCCGGGACCGACGGGCTGGTCGCCCGCGACCGCAGCGTCGCCGCGTGGCGGACGACCTTCCGCGCCGAATGCCTCCGCCTTCGCGGCGCGCTGGCCGAGCGGAAGGGCGACCATGCCGCCGCCGCGGACTCCGCCCGAGCGGCGATCCTGGCCTGGCGGAGCGCGAGCAGCGGGGCGCCGCGGGCGATGGGGATCGCCCAGGCCGAAGCCCGCCTCGGCCAGGCTCTCACCGGCCAGGGGCGGCTCGCCGAGGCCGGCTCGGCGCTGGCGCGCGCCATGGCGAGCTGGCCGCGCGGGGTCGAGGAGCGCCCCGACGAGCTGGCGACCAAGGCGCTGCTGCTGCGCGCGTCGGGGCAGGAGCCGGCGGCGCGGCAGCTGGCCGCGCGGTTGGCCGCCATGGGCTATCGCCGGGCCGATTTCCTCGCCCGGTGGCAACAGGGGAGCAGGCAATGA
- a CDS encoding retropepsin-like aspartic protease family protein, which yields MLRAVFLLLIGAVVAGALMPGSLSPSPVGTAPPKAPPPVQMVEASAPPPTLIDTTAGPDTVIQRSPDGHFYVDAQVNGATVHFLVDTGATTVALTPQDAQGAGLQFDRASFQTVGATASGELKGSMVLLDRVSLGGRSAANVGAVIMDGGTKSLLGQSFLSQLSAVEIHGDTMVLR from the coding sequence ATGCTGCGGGCGGTCTTCCTGCTACTGATCGGTGCGGTGGTCGCCGGCGCGCTGATGCCCGGCAGCCTTTCGCCTTCGCCGGTCGGAACCGCTCCGCCCAAAGCGCCGCCGCCGGTGCAGATGGTGGAGGCCAGCGCGCCGCCGCCGACACTGATCGACACGACGGCCGGGCCCGACACGGTAATCCAGCGCTCGCCCGACGGGCACTTCTACGTCGACGCGCAGGTCAACGGCGCGACCGTGCACTTCCTCGTTGATACCGGGGCGACCACCGTGGCGCTGACCCCGCAGGACGCGCAGGGGGCCGGGCTGCAGTTCGATCGCGCGAGCTTCCAGACGGTCGGCGCGACCGCGTCGGGCGAGCTCAAGGGTTCGATGGTGCTGCTCGACCGGGTCAGCCTCGGCGGTCGGTCCGCCGCGAACGTCGGGGCGGTGATCATGGACGGCGGGACGAAGTCGCTGCTCGGCCAGAGCTTCCTCAGCCAGCTGAGCGCGGTCGAGATCCACGGCGACACGATGGTGCTGCGCTAG
- a CDS encoding S1/P1 nuclease has protein sequence MRKLVPALAGLFALVLSAPASAWWEYGHQTVASIAWLSVRPETRARISELLRQEKLLDTPTCPAKTIEQASVWPDCVKPLGDRFSFAYSWHYQNTEICRPFSLKADCKDGNCVASQIDRNARLLADTTVPARERVMALAFLVHFVGDLAQPMHAAGHNGDRGGNDVKVNYGVVPSNLHSIWDGYLAERAFSTPPKDAAGILAQSTPAERARLAAGTTEDWSREGWELARRYAYGSILQDPCAVPAQQPTSMSEQTIRSLVPIVRRQALAGGLRLARLLDDALGPRHLAPGQKPPKSPVPPKPAG, from the coding sequence ATTCGAAAGCTGGTGCCGGCGCTCGCCGGTCTGTTCGCCCTTGTCCTCTCCGCCCCTGCCTCGGCCTGGTGGGAATATGGTCATCAGACGGTTGCCAGCATCGCCTGGCTGAGCGTTCGGCCGGAGACCCGCGCCCGGATCAGCGAGCTGCTTCGCCAGGAGAAGCTGCTCGACACGCCGACCTGCCCGGCCAAGACCATCGAGCAGGCGAGCGTCTGGCCCGATTGCGTCAAGCCGCTCGGCGACCGCTTCTCCTTCGCCTACAGCTGGCACTACCAGAACACCGAGATCTGCCGGCCCTTCTCGCTCAAGGCCGACTGCAAGGACGGCAATTGCGTCGCCTCGCAGATCGACCGCAATGCCCGGCTCCTCGCCGACACCACGGTCCCAGCGCGCGAGCGGGTCATGGCGCTCGCCTTCCTCGTCCACTTCGTCGGCGACCTTGCCCAGCCGATGCACGCCGCCGGCCACAACGGCGACCGCGGCGGCAACGACGTCAAGGTGAACTATGGCGTGGTCCCGTCCAACCTGCACAGCATCTGGGATGGCTATCTCGCCGAGCGGGCCTTCTCGACCCCGCCGAAGGACGCAGCCGGGATCCTGGCCCAGTCCACGCCCGCCGAGCGCGCGCGGCTTGCGGCGGGGACGACCGAGGACTGGTCGCGAGAGGGCTGGGAGCTGGCCCGGCGCTATGCCTATGGCTCGATCCTCCAGGACCCCTGCGCGGTGCCGGCGCAACAGCCGACGTCGATGAGCGAGCAGACGATCCGCTCGCTGGTCCCGATCGTCCGCCGGCAGGCGCTCGCCGGCGGCCTGCGCCTCGCCAGGTTGCTCGACGACGCGCTCGGGCCGCGTCATCTCGCGCCCGGCCAGAAGCCGCCGAAATCGCCCGTTCCGCCGAAGCCGGCGGGCTAG
- a CDS encoding TonB-dependent receptor plug domain-containing protein produces MLHRTLFASAALFAAPALAQTAGQTPPPPAGEPTAPPVAEVQPAPAAPATADDNATEDEDAIVVTGQRPRGSVVGDIPAENTLNARDVRAYGAASVDELIQQLAPQVGSARGRGGEAPVVLLNGRRSSGFQELRDLPPEAIERVEILPEEVALKYGYAATQRVINIVLRQRFRSTVARVQGGVPTAGGYTSQQGDLTRLQIDRNGRTTLTAHAERSGALTEAERNILLDPSFVGPDPRPFRTLRGASDQVRVGATVNRNLSQKVAGTVDLRLQHDSGRSLLGLPASGILDPLGRNQQTDSARLAGLLNGDAGKWRWTANSAAEIDITRTLTDRTEIQTDRAYSENHQANLDLTANGPLLDLPAGRSNITLRASGSTRDLYSRSRRSIGLTESDLGRDQLGGSVNVDLPVAKRNGALGAIGTLTLNANAEVEHLSDAGTLTTLGGGANWSPVARLNLIGSYTREEGAPTLNQLGDPVLEQPGVRIFDFINGTTSTVTAVTGGNPALQNDRRSVFKLGGNWQPWEATDLTFRADYVHSRLNDPVEALGAPTAALQAAFPDRFVRDASGTLLRADLRPVNFDRRETDTLRIGFNFSKPLKSKRPPQALIDQFRRARQQAQGGGGGGRPGADGAPPPPPPGGGDGGPPPGGGGFGPGGGGGGGFGGGGFGRGGGGGRGGFGQGGRLQFSLTDTVTLRDRLYIRDGLAPIDFRNGGTLGAGGGTPQHNVQAEGGYFNNGFGVRASVNYASGTSVIGGPNGDLRFSPLATTDLRFFVNPGDRFDWVLKHPWLRGTQVRLDINNIFDVRQRVRDATGAVPISYQPDLLDPVGRSVSISLRKLFLPSRFFARLPGASR; encoded by the coding sequence ATGCTGCATCGCACCCTGTTCGCTTCCGCCGCGTTGTTCGCCGCGCCCGCTCTCGCCCAGACCGCCGGCCAGACCCCGCCACCGCCGGCCGGCGAGCCGACCGCGCCGCCGGTCGCCGAGGTCCAGCCCGCCCCGGCGGCGCCGGCGACCGCGGACGACAATGCCACGGAGGACGAGGACGCGATCGTCGTCACCGGCCAGCGCCCGCGCGGCTCGGTGGTCGGCGACATCCCGGCGGAGAACACGCTCAACGCGCGCGACGTCCGCGCCTACGGGGCGGCGAGCGTCGACGAGCTCATCCAGCAGCTCGCCCCCCAAGTCGGCAGCGCGCGCGGGCGCGGCGGCGAGGCCCCGGTGGTGCTGCTCAACGGCCGCCGCAGCTCGGGCTTCCAGGAGCTGCGCGACCTGCCGCCCGAGGCGATCGAGCGGGTCGAGATCCTGCCCGAGGAGGTCGCGCTCAAATATGGCTATGCCGCAACCCAGCGGGTCATCAACATCGTTCTCCGCCAGCGCTTCCGCTCGACCGTGGCTCGGGTCCAGGGCGGGGTCCCGACCGCCGGCGGCTACACCAGCCAGCAGGGTGATCTCACCCGGCTGCAGATCGACCGCAACGGCCGCACCACACTGACCGCGCATGCCGAGCGGAGCGGCGCGCTGACCGAGGCCGAGCGCAACATCCTGCTCGATCCGAGCTTCGTCGGGCCCGACCCGCGGCCGTTCCGGACGCTGCGGGGCGCGTCGGACCAGGTGCGGGTGGGGGCGACGGTCAACCGCAACCTCAGCCAGAAGGTGGCGGGAACGGTCGACCTCCGGCTCCAGCACGACAGCGGCCGCTCGCTGCTCGGCCTGCCGGCCTCGGGCATCCTCGATCCGCTCGGCCGCAACCAGCAGACCGACAGCGCGCGGCTGGCCGGGCTGCTCAACGGCGACGCCGGCAAGTGGCGCTGGACGGCGAACAGCGCGGCGGAGATCGACATCACCCGGACGCTGACCGACCGGACCGAGATCCAGACCGACCGCGCCTACAGCGAGAACCATCAGGCGAACCTCGACCTGACCGCCAATGGTCCGCTGCTCGACCTGCCGGCGGGCCGCTCGAACATCACGCTGCGCGCGTCGGGCAGCACCCGCGACCTCTACAGCCGCTCGCGCCGCTCGATCGGGCTGACAGAATCCGACCTCGGCCGCGACCAGCTCGGGGGCTCGGTCAACGTCGACCTCCCCGTCGCCAAGCGCAACGGCGCGCTGGGGGCGATCGGGACGCTGACGCTCAACGCCAACGCCGAGGTCGAGCATCTGAGCGACGCCGGCACGCTGACCACCCTCGGGGGCGGGGCCAACTGGTCGCCGGTCGCGCGGCTCAACCTGATCGGCAGCTACACGCGCGAGGAGGGGGCGCCGACGCTCAACCAGCTCGGCGACCCGGTGCTCGAACAGCCCGGCGTGCGCATCTTCGACTTCATCAACGGCACCACCAGCACGGTGACCGCGGTGACCGGCGGCAACCCCGCCTTGCAGAACGACCGCCGCAGTGTGTTCAAGCTCGGCGGCAACTGGCAGCCGTGGGAGGCGACCGACCTCACCTTCCGTGCCGACTATGTCCACAGCCGGCTGAACGACCCGGTCGAGGCGCTCGGGGCGCCGACCGCGGCGCTGCAGGCGGCCTTCCCCGACCGCTTCGTCCGCGATGCGAGCGGAACGCTGCTCCGCGCCGACCTGCGCCCGGTCAACTTCGACCGGCGCGAGACGGACACGCTGCGGATCGGGTTCAACTTTTCCAAGCCGCTCAAGTCGAAGCGGCCCCCGCAGGCCCTGATCGACCAGTTCCGCCGGGCCCGCCAGCAGGCCCAGGGCGGCGGCGGCGGTGGCCGGCCGGGCGCGGATGGCGCGCCGCCTCCGCCGCCCCCCGGTGGCGGCGACGGCGGTCCGCCACCGGGCGGCGGCGGCTTCGGCCCGGGCGGCGGCGGTGGCGGGGGCTTCGGCGGCGGCGGCTTCGGACGCGGAGGCGGCGGCGGTCGCGGCGGCTTCGGACAGGGCGGCCGGCTGCAGTTCAGCCTCACCGACACCGTCACCCTGCGCGACCGGCTCTACATCCGCGACGGGCTCGCCCCGATCGATTTCCGCAACGGCGGCACGCTCGGCGCCGGCGGCGGAACCCCGCAGCACAACGTCCAGGCCGAGGGCGGCTATTTCAACAACGGGTTCGGGGTTCGCGCCTCGGTCAACTATGCGAGCGGGACGAGCGTGATCGGCGGCCCCAACGGCGATCTCCGCTTCTCGCCGCTGGCGACCACCGACCTGCGCTTCTTCGTCAATCCCGGCGACCGCTTCGACTGGGTGCTGAAGCATCCCTGGCTGCGCGGCACCCAGGTCCGGCTCGACATCAACAACATCTTCGATGTCCGCCAGCGCGTGCGCGACGCGACGGGCGCGGTGCCGATCAGTTACCAGCCCGACCTGCTCGACCCGGTCGGCCGCTCGGTCAGCATCAGCCTGCGCAAGCTGTTCCTGCCGAGCCGCTTTTTCGCCCGGCTACCCGGCGCCTCGCGCTGA
- a CDS encoding DUF1345 domain-containing protein, translated as MAETGIGSKLAPPRFLLFLAVLAAGIGAAFVYHQRITLGFLAAFDLAALVFLASVLPMLMVDDPNRIREQARRNDANRTILLAITFVVTGVVLVAIASESSARHLGWPIKALIIATIIIAWLFSNVIYTFHYAHLAYGDSPGQECRSLSFPKTEAPIYWDFIYFAFTLGMTFQTSDVDIQDQRIRKVTVAHCLAAFFYNIGVLAFTINVLGSSSGG; from the coding sequence ATGGCTGAGACAGGCATCGGCAGCAAGCTTGCGCCCCCGCGCTTCCTCCTGTTCCTGGCGGTGCTCGCAGCCGGAATCGGTGCGGCGTTTGTCTATCACCAGCGGATCACGCTCGGCTTCCTCGCAGCGTTCGACCTTGCCGCGCTGGTGTTTCTCGCCTCGGTGCTGCCAATGCTGATGGTCGACGACCCCAACCGGATCCGCGAGCAGGCGCGCCGGAACGACGCCAACCGAACGATCCTGCTCGCGATCACCTTCGTGGTGACGGGGGTGGTGCTGGTCGCGATCGCCTCGGAAAGCTCGGCCCGGCATCTCGGCTGGCCGATCAAGGCGCTGATCATCGCCACGATCATCATCGCCTGGCTGTTCAGCAACGTCATCTATACCTTCCACTACGCGCATCTCGCCTATGGCGACTCGCCGGGACAGGAGTGCCGGAGCCTCAGCTTTCCGAAGACCGAGGCCCCGATCTACTGGGACTTCATCTACTTCGCCTTCACCCTGGGCATGACCTTCCAGACCTCGGACGTCGACATCCAGGACCAGCGCATCCGCAAGGTCACGGTGGCGCACTGCCTCGCCGCCTTCTTCTACAACATCGGGGTGCTGGCGTTCACCATCAACGTGCTCGGCAGCTCGTCCGGGGGCTAG
- a CDS encoding DMT family transporter, which yields MAWLLLIVGGLFEVGFTTTLRFVDGFRNPSWTLGFLASVTLSMGLLEAASRTIPMGTAYAVWGGIGAVGTVIVGMIWFGEPAATLRLLLILVIVGAIAGLRMTA from the coding sequence ATGGCCTGGCTGTTGCTGATCGTCGGCGGTCTGTTCGAGGTGGGGTTCACCACCACGCTGCGGTTCGTCGACGGGTTCCGCAACCCGTCCTGGACGCTGGGCTTCCTCGCCTCGGTGACGCTTTCGATGGGCCTGCTCGAGGCGGCCTCGCGGACGATCCCGATGGGCACGGCCTATGCGGTGTGGGGCGGGATCGGCGCGGTCGGCACGGTGATCGTCGGGATGATCTGGTTCGGGGAGCCGGCGGCGACGCTCCGGCTCCTCCTCATCCTCGTCATCGTCGGCGCGATCGCCGGGCTCCGGATGACCGCCTAG
- the ispG gene encoding flavodoxin-dependent (E)-4-hydroxy-3-methylbut-2-enyl-diphosphate synthase — protein sequence MSSIRPWRTIERRKSRQIMVGNVPVGGDAPVTVQTMTNTPTSDARATIDQIRRCEEAGVDIIRVSCPDVESTAALKEIVRASTVPIVADIHFHYKRALEAADAGAACLRINPGNIGSEERVKEVISAARANGCAIRIGVNAGSLEKDLLEKYGEPCPEALVESALDHIRILEDHGFRDYKVAVKASDVFLAVAAYHALAEAVDCPLHLGITEAGGLIGGTVKSSIGVGSLLWAGIGDTIRVSLSAEPEQEVRVGYEILKALGIRSRGVRVVSCPSCARQGFDVIRTVERLEERLQHIRTPMSLSVLGCVVNGPGEARETDIGVTGGGNGRHMVYLSGVTDHHVQDEGMIDHIVRLVEAKAAEIEATRETVPAAAE from the coding sequence ATGTCCTCCATCCGTCCCTGGCGTACCATCGAGCGGCGCAAGTCGCGGCAGATCATGGTCGGCAACGTCCCCGTCGGCGGCGACGCCCCGGTCACCGTCCAGACCATGACCAACACGCCGACCTCCGATGCGCGCGCCACGATCGACCAGATCCGCCGCTGCGAAGAGGCCGGGGTCGACATCATCCGCGTCAGCTGTCCGGACGTCGAGAGCACGGCCGCGCTGAAGGAGATCGTGCGCGCCTCGACCGTGCCGATCGTCGCCGACATCCACTTTCACTACAAGCGTGCGCTCGAGGCCGCCGACGCCGGCGCCGCCTGCCTTCGCATCAATCCCGGCAACATCGGGTCGGAGGAGCGGGTTAAGGAGGTCATCTCCGCCGCCCGCGCCAACGGCTGCGCGATCCGGATCGGGGTCAATGCCGGGAGTCTCGAGAAGGACCTGCTCGAGAAATATGGCGAGCCCTGTCCCGAGGCGCTGGTCGAGAGCGCGCTCGACCATATCCGCATCCTCGAGGACCATGGCTTCCGCGACTACAAGGTGGCGGTGAAGGCGAGCGACGTGTTCCTCGCGGTCGCCGCCTACCACGCGCTGGCCGAGGCGGTCGACTGCCCGCTTCACCTCGGGATTACCGAGGCCGGCGGCCTGATCGGCGGGACGGTCAAGTCGTCGATCGGGGTCGGCTCCCTGCTGTGGGCTGGGATCGGCGACACGATCCGCGTCTCGCTCTCGGCCGAGCCAGAACAGGAAGTGCGCGTCGGCTACGAGATTTTGAAGGCGCTTGGTATCCGCAGCCGCGGGGTGCGGGTGGTCAGCTGTCCGTCCTGCGCTCGGCAGGGCTTCGACGTCATTCGCACCGTCGAGCGGCTGGAGGAGCGGCTGCAGCACATCCGCACGCCGATGAGCCTCAGCGTGCTGGGCTGCGTGGTCAACGGACCCGGCGAGGCGCGCGAGACCGACATCGGGGTGACCGGCGGCGGCAACGGCCGGCACATGGTCTATCTATCGGGTGTGACCGACCATCATGTCCAGGACGAGGGCATGATCGACCATATCGTCCGGCTGGTCGAGGCGAAGGCGGCCGAGATCGAGGCCACGCGCGAGACGGTTCCCGCCGCGGCGGAATAG
- a CDS encoding amidase — protein MTNGRVGVLAFFLLTGSAALAQRPAGPAERATLGAIERIRRIDPAVGAVIAIDPTALGQARRVDAAGTRGSLAGAPVLIKDNIEEAGPLPTTAGSLALAGNVTGRDAPLVARLRAAGAVILGKTNLSEWANIRSNHSISGWSAVGGQTRNPWALDRDPCGSSSGSGAAVAAGLVRMAIGTETDGSITCPAAVNGIVGFKPTVGMVSRTFIVPISASQDTAGPMAASVREAAMLLTAIAGSDSRDPATRGADAHRVDFAAGLDPHALRGKRIGVMRFASGFGTDAAFSTALAILREQGATLVEIKSFDDKAIGPNENKVLMAELKAGMNDYLKSSPASVPRSLAELIAFNEAHAGQEMALFGQETFLTAQKTKGLDAEWRKARDTSFAAAGPNGIDRLMKADRLDALVGPTMPPAWKIDAVNGDQIAGGGAGGLAAVAGYPHLTVPMGLVKGLPVGLSFIGGKWDDAKILSLGYAYEQARGPFPTAPLVPSIERVPPVAQQLAPQRL, from the coding sequence GTGACGAACGGGCGTGTAGGCGTATTGGCTTTCTTTCTCCTGACAGGATCGGCGGCGCTGGCGCAGCGGCCGGCCGGCCCTGCCGAGCGGGCGACGCTCGGCGCGATCGAGCGGATCCGGCGGATCGACCCGGCGGTCGGGGCGGTGATCGCGATCGATCCGACCGCCCTCGGCCAGGCCCGGCGCGTCGACGCCGCCGGCACGCGCGGGTCGCTCGCCGGCGCGCCGGTCCTGATCAAGGACAATATCGAGGAGGCCGGCCCGCTGCCGACCACCGCGGGCAGCCTGGCGCTCGCGGGCAACGTCACCGGCCGCGACGCTCCGCTGGTCGCCCGGCTGCGCGCCGCCGGGGCGGTGATCCTCGGCAAGACCAACCTCAGCGAATGGGCCAACATCCGCTCCAATCACAGCATCTCGGGGTGGAGCGCGGTCGGCGGCCAGACCCGCAATCCCTGGGCACTCGACCGTGATCCCTGCGGCTCGTCGAGCGGCAGCGGCGCGGCGGTCGCGGCCGGTCTGGTGCGGATGGCGATCGGGACCGAGACCGACGGCTCGATCACCTGCCCCGCCGCGGTGAACGGCATCGTCGGGTTCAAGCCCACGGTCGGGATGGTCAGCCGAACCTTCATCGTCCCGATCAGCGCGAGCCAGGACACGGCGGGGCCGATGGCGGCGAGCGTCCGCGAGGCGGCGATGCTGCTGACCGCCATCGCCGGCAGCGACAGCCGCGATCCCGCCACCCGCGGCGCGGACGCGCACCGGGTCGACTTCGCCGCCGGGCTCGACCCCCACGCGCTTCGCGGCAAGCGGATCGGGGTGATGCGGTTCGCCTCCGGCTTCGGCACCGACGCCGCCTTCTCGACCGCGCTCGCGATCCTCCGCGAGCAGGGCGCCACCCTGGTCGAGATCAAGAGCTTCGACGACAAGGCGATCGGGCCCAACGAGAACAAGGTGCTGATGGCCGAACTCAAGGCCGGCATGAACGACTATCTCAAGAGCTCGCCGGCGAGCGTCCCGCGCTCGCTCGCCGAGCTGATCGCGTTCAACGAGGCGCATGCAGGGCAGGAGATGGCGCTGTTCGGGCAGGAGACGTTCCTGACCGCGCAGAAGACGAAGGGCCTGGATGCCGAGTGGCGCAAGGCGCGTGATACCAGCTTCGCCGCCGCCGGCCCGAACGGGATCGACCGGCTGATGAAGGCCGATCGCCTCGATGCGCTGGTCGGTCCGACCATGCCGCCGGCGTGGAAGATCGACGCGGTCAACGGCGACCAGATCGCTGGCGGCGGCGCGGGCGGCCTCGCGGCGGTCGCCGGCTATCCCCACCTGACCGTCCCGATGGGTCTGGTGAAGGGGCTGCCGGTGGGTCTGAGCTTCATCGGCGGCAAGTGGGACGACGCCAAGATCCTCAGCCTCGGCTATGCCTATGAGCAGGCACGCGGGCCTTTCCCGACGGCGCCGCTGGTTCCCTCGATCGAGCGGGTCCCGCCGGTCGCCCAGCAGCTCGCCCCGCAGCGGCTCTAG